In Symphalangus syndactylus isolate Jambi chromosome 6, NHGRI_mSymSyn1-v2.1_pri, whole genome shotgun sequence, a genomic segment contains:
- the TMEM140 gene encoding transmembrane protein 140, with translation MASPRLRWRDQLLFVSIIVLVVVVICLMLYALLWKAGNLIDLPNLRIGFYNFCLWNEDTGTLQCHQFPELEALGVPRVGLALARLGMYGALVLTLFAPQPLLLARCNSDERAWRLAVGFLAVSSVLLAGGLGLFLFYVWKWVRLSLPGPGFLALGSAQALLILLLMAMAVFPLRAESKLESC, from the coding sequence ATGGCCAGCCCAAGGCTTCGGTGGCGTGACCAGCTGCTGTTTGTGAGCATCATAGTCCTCGTGGTTGTGGTCATCTGCCTGATGTTATACGCTCTTCTCTGGAAGGCTGGCAACCTCATTGACCTGCCCAACCTGAGAATCGGCTTCTACAACTTCTGCCTGTGGAATGAGGACACCGGCACCCTACAGTGTCACCAGTTCCCTGAGCTGGAGGCCCTGGGGGTGCCTCGGGTTGGCCTGGCCCTGGCCAGGCTTGGCATGTATGGGGCCCTAGTCCTCACCCTCTTTGCCCCCCAGCCTCTCCTCCTAGCCCGGTGCAACAGTGATGAGAGGGCATGGCGGCTGGCAGTGGGCTTCCTGGCTGTGTCCTCTGTGCTGCTGGCCGGCGGCCTGGGCCTCTTCCTCTTCTATGTGTGGAAGTGGGTCAGGCTCTCCCTCCCAGGGCCTGGGTTTCTAGCTCTGGGCAGTGCCCAGGCCTTACTCATCCTCTTGCTTATGGCCATGGCTGTGTTCCCTCTGAGGGCTGAGAGCAAGCTTGAGAGCTGCTAA
- the CYREN gene encoding cell cycle regulator of non-homologous end joining isoform X2 yields MNEAEIVDVALGILIESREQEKACEQPALVGADNPEHSPPCSVSPRTSSGSSSEEEDSGKEALAPGLSPSQRPAGSNSACSRSPEEEEEEDVLKYVREIFFS; encoded by the exons ATGAATGAGGCGGAGATAGTCGATGTTGCTCTGGGAATCCTGATTGAG AGCCGCGAACAGGAAAAGGCCTGCGAGCAGCCGGCCCTGGTGGGGGCTGATAACCCAGAGCACTCCCCTCCCTGCTCCGTGTCACCTCGCACAAGTTCTGGGAGCAGCAGTGAGGAAGAGGACAGTGGGAAAGAGGCACTGGCTCCAGGCCTCAGCCCTTCCCAGAGGCCGGCGGGTTCCAACTCTGCCTGCAGCAGGAgccctgaggaggaggaggaagaggatgtgTTGAAATACGTCCGGGAGATCTTTTTCAGCTAG